The Marinobacter qingdaonensis genome includes a region encoding these proteins:
- a CDS encoding GFA family protein — protein sequence MYTGQCLCGDITYEYDGPLGPVALCHCSQCRRAHGSAFSASAPVQKIRFRFLSGEEQVNEFESRPGKYRAFCRRCGSQLYSRVDAIPGILRLRVGSLNEPLGKGPAQHVYVGSKSDWFTITDDLPQFEKTERTNDPH from the coding sequence ATGTATACCGGCCAGTGCCTGTGCGGCGACATCACCTATGAATACGACGGTCCGCTGGGTCCGGTTGCCCTGTGCCACTGCAGTCAGTGTCGTCGCGCCCACGGCAGCGCCTTCTCGGCCAGCGCTCCGGTCCAGAAGATTCGGTTCCGGTTCCTCTCCGGTGAGGAGCAGGTCAACGAATTCGAGTCCCGTCCCGGCAAGTATCGGGCGTTTTGCCGCCGGTGCGGCAGCCAGCTCTACAGCCGGGTCGATGCCATTCCCGGCATCCTCCGGCTGCGGGTGGGCAGCCTCAACGAACCCCTCGGCAAAGGCCCGGCACAGCACGTGTATGTCGGCTCAAAATCGGACTGGTTCACCATCACCGACGACCTGCCCCAGTTCGAGAAAACCGAGCGAACCAACGACCCTCACTGA
- the dkgB gene encoding 2,5-didehydrogluconate reductase DkgB, producing MSFSTLPNIGMGTFRLKGNDAREAVKSALSLGYRHIDTAQMYDNEAEVGDGITSSGIPRREIFLTTKVWQDQLHADDLIHSLHDSLARLKTDHVDLALIHWPSPDDEVPMAEYLGALRDAQREGLAKHIGISNFTCAQMDQAVKILGQDAILTNQVEVHPFLANRKVVEHAQKLGITVTGYMPLAVGKVMEDDTLQQIGQAHNATPAQIAIAWVAARGVVPIPSSTRPTHQKANLDALNIRLSDEEIRAIDQLDRGERIADPDFAPAWD from the coding sequence ATGTCATTCAGCACACTTCCGAACATCGGCATGGGAACCTTTCGATTGAAAGGCAATGACGCGCGCGAAGCGGTCAAAAGCGCCCTGTCGCTCGGGTACCGTCACATCGACACAGCCCAGATGTATGATAACGAGGCGGAAGTGGGCGACGGCATTACCTCCAGCGGCATTCCCCGCCGGGAGATCTTTCTGACCACCAAGGTGTGGCAAGACCAGCTGCACGCCGATGACCTGATCCACAGCCTGCACGACAGCCTGGCCCGGCTGAAAACCGACCACGTGGATCTGGCCCTGATCCACTGGCCTTCGCCTGACGACGAAGTGCCCATGGCCGAATACCTGGGCGCGCTGCGGGATGCCCAGCGTGAAGGTCTGGCCAAGCACATCGGCATTTCCAACTTCACCTGCGCGCAAATGGACCAGGCCGTCAAAATCCTGGGTCAGGACGCCATCCTGACCAACCAGGTGGAGGTGCACCCGTTCCTGGCCAACCGCAAGGTGGTGGAGCACGCCCAGAAACTGGGCATCACCGTGACCGGCTACATGCCACTGGCGGTGGGCAAGGTCATGGAGGATGACACCCTGCAACAGATCGGCCAGGCCCATAACGCCACACCGGCGCAGATTGCCATCGCCTGGGTCGCCGCACGGGGCGTGGTGCCGATTCCCTCGTCCACGCGACCGACGCACCAGAAAGCCAATCTGGATGCGCTGAACATCCGGCTCAGTGATGAGGAAATTCGCGCGATCGATCAGTTGGATCGGGGCGAGCGGATTGCCGACCCGGATTTCGCGCCCGCCTGGGACTGA
- a CDS encoding aldo/keto reductase, translating into MAQGFSRRRFLMGAGLSGLVVRAPWVFADAAGTASGAPITRVIPSTGEALPAIGMGTWITFNVGGDAYLVEQRTRVLETFLAAGGTLVDCSPMYGSSAEVLGEALRTLDARDRVFAATKIWTSDESATERQAEASRQKWGVRRFDLLQVHNLLGWPGHLDSLKAMKARGELRYLGITTSHGRRHGELARIMASEPLDFVQLTYNLFDREAEERLLPLAQERGIAVIVNRPFQGGALFRRLQSRPLPTWAEEFGVRTWAAFFLKFVLGHPAVTCAIPATSQVAHMQENMAALYGQLPDRSQRERMLAYVRSL; encoded by the coding sequence ATGGCACAGGGGTTCAGTCGCCGGCGCTTTCTGATGGGCGCCGGTCTCTCGGGGCTGGTGGTAAGGGCGCCGTGGGTGTTCGCCGATGCCGCCGGGACCGCGAGCGGCGCTCCGATCACCCGGGTCATACCGTCGACCGGTGAAGCCTTGCCGGCCATTGGCATGGGCACCTGGATCACCTTCAACGTGGGCGGCGACGCCTATCTGGTCGAGCAGCGCACCCGCGTTCTTGAAACCTTCCTCGCGGCCGGTGGCACCCTGGTGGACTGTTCGCCCATGTACGGATCCTCGGCCGAGGTGTTGGGCGAGGCCCTGCGAACCCTGGATGCCCGGGACCGGGTGTTTGCCGCCACCAAGATCTGGACCAGTGACGAGTCGGCGACCGAACGCCAGGCCGAAGCTTCTCGCCAGAAATGGGGCGTCCGACGCTTTGATCTGCTGCAAGTGCACAATCTGCTGGGCTGGCCCGGCCACCTGGACAGCCTCAAGGCGATGAAGGCCCGGGGCGAACTCCGCTACCTGGGGATCACGACGTCCCACGGCCGCCGCCATGGCGAGTTGGCCCGCATCATGGCTTCCGAGCCGCTCGATTTTGTGCAATTGACCTACAACCTGTTCGACCGCGAGGCCGAGGAACGCCTGCTGCCCCTGGCCCAGGAGCGGGGCATCGCGGTGATCGTGAACCGGCCGTTTCAGGGCGGCGCCCTGTTCCGTCGGCTCCAGTCCCGGCCGCTGCCGACGTGGGCCGAGGAGTTCGGTGTCCGGACCTGGGCCGCGTTTTTCCTGAAGTTCGTGCTCGGACATCCGGCGGTGACCTGCGCCATCCCCGCGACGTCCCAGGTAGCCCACATGCAGGAGAACATGGCCGCCCTGTACGGGCAGCTGCCTGATCGGTCCCAGCGGGAGCGGATGCTGGCCTACGTGAGGTCGTTGTGA
- a CDS encoding glutathione S-transferase N-terminal domain-containing protein — protein MPNPLVHTVNVFGSLATSSLSGWRGCMVVKPAAQPEQPLTLYDMEACPFCRKVREALSALHLDVDIRPCPKGGRVFRAEAEALGGKQQFPLLVDRNTDTVMYESAAIVAYLFREYGQRSVPRLYQDKPWQSALGSLASAASALRGLRADAGRQPEQPLHLWSFEGSPFSRLVREKLCELEIPYRLHNLGKEHWTEIGPAFQRLKPGRYAPIAGGKRDAFFQQHNRVQVPYLEDPNTGKGLFESARILGYLETEYAR, from the coding sequence ATGCCCAATCCCCTGGTCCACACCGTTAACGTCTTTGGTTCGCTGGCCACCTCGTCCCTATCGGGCTGGCGCGGCTGCATGGTGGTCAAGCCCGCCGCCCAGCCGGAACAGCCCCTGACCCTGTACGACATGGAGGCCTGCCCGTTTTGTCGCAAGGTGCGTGAAGCCCTGAGTGCGCTGCACCTGGACGTGGATATCCGGCCCTGCCCGAAGGGCGGCCGCGTTTTCCGGGCCGAGGCGGAAGCCCTGGGCGGCAAGCAACAGTTCCCTTTGCTGGTAGACCGGAACACCGACACGGTCATGTACGAGTCCGCCGCGATTGTTGCGTACCTGTTCCGCGAGTATGGCCAGCGCTCCGTGCCCCGGCTTTATCAGGACAAGCCTTGGCAGTCCGCGTTGGGCTCCCTGGCCTCGGCGGCCAGTGCCCTGCGGGGTCTGCGGGCCGACGCCGGCAGGCAGCCGGAGCAGCCACTGCACCTGTGGAGCTTCGAAGGCAGTCCCTTTTCCCGCCTGGTGCGCGAGAAACTGTGCGAACTGGAAATCCCCTACCGTTTGCATAACCTCGGCAAGGAGCACTGGACCGAAATCGGCCCGGCCTTTCAGCGTCTCAAGCCCGGCCGTTACGCGCCCATTGCCGGTGGCAAGCGGGATGCGTTCTTCCAGCAACACAATCGTGTTCAGGTGCCGTACCTGGAGGATCCGAACACCGGCAAGGGGCTGTTCGAGTCCGCCCGCATTCTGGGCTACCTGGAGACCGAGTACGCCCGCTGA
- the dacB gene encoding D-alanyl-D-alanine carboxypeptidase/D-alanyl-D-alanine endopeptidase encodes MQRAYRAPHRRSVLKRTVIAAGTALALAASAGVQALEGGESEYSSAGTWSKQVRDYAHKSLNNDDALSMAAIPLNGPGIEQYINADELMSPGSIMKLVTTFAALEILGPTHHWDTDFLTDGKLVGDTLEGNLYVRFGGDPKLTLERLWSTLRELRGMGVTTINGDLVLDGSYFRVDEGFPLFEDNGDNPHAPFLVEPSAYLSNLNLLHFQVRADERGTQAWSTPNLAEVMIDNRVIATAEGPCPSRRNFDWEPIFHDDNRVTVRVTGELPQGCRTTSYLSLLPHDQYSASLIRSLLEETGVALTGSHSKGVTPEEARLVLKTTSPDLVTMVRDINKWSSNVMARQMLLTIGAENRLDGEDDDRVAGIRVIYQWMENKGINTAGMVIDNGAGLSRHGRITARQGARLLQHAWNSPFAADLMASLPIIAMDGTMARRLRNTGMDGSGRIKTGYLEDVRSIAGFTRDEHNTTWAVVGMVNNDPAWNGQAVLDRILYSLHYRPPTGTAISRAESGSSSETSIQ; translated from the coding sequence ATGCAGCGCGCTTACAGGGCTCCACATCGGCGGTCGGTCCTCAAACGTACAGTCATTGCTGCGGGAACGGCTCTTGCACTTGCGGCCAGCGCCGGTGTGCAGGCGCTGGAAGGCGGCGAGTCCGAGTACTCATCCGCCGGCACCTGGAGCAAACAGGTCCGGGATTACGCCCACAAATCCCTGAACAACGACGACGCCCTGAGCATGGCGGCCATCCCCCTGAACGGCCCGGGCATCGAGCAGTACATCAATGCCGATGAACTGATGAGCCCCGGCTCCATCATGAAGCTGGTCACCACCTTCGCCGCGCTCGAGATCCTGGGCCCGACCCATCATTGGGACACCGATTTCCTGACCGATGGCAAACTGGTCGGCGATACCCTGGAAGGCAACCTGTACGTCCGCTTTGGCGGCGACCCGAAACTGACCCTCGAACGGCTCTGGTCCACCCTGCGTGAACTCCGCGGCATGGGCGTCACCACCATCAACGGCGATCTGGTGCTCGACGGCAGCTACTTCCGGGTGGACGAAGGCTTCCCGCTGTTCGAGGACAACGGCGACAACCCCCACGCGCCCTTCCTGGTGGAGCCGTCGGCCTACCTGAGCAATCTGAATCTGCTGCACTTCCAGGTGCGGGCGGACGAGCGCGGCACCCAGGCCTGGAGCACGCCCAACCTGGCCGAGGTCATGATCGACAATCGGGTTATCGCGACGGCGGAGGGCCCCTGCCCCAGCCGCCGCAACTTCGACTGGGAACCCATCTTCCACGACGACAACCGGGTGACGGTGCGAGTCACCGGCGAATTGCCCCAGGGCTGCCGCACCACCAGCTACCTGTCGCTGCTGCCCCACGACCAGTACAGCGCCTCCCTGATCCGCTCGCTGCTTGAGGAAACCGGCGTCGCTTTGACTGGCAGCCACAGCAAAGGCGTCACCCCGGAAGAGGCCCGGCTGGTGCTGAAGACCACATCACCCGACCTGGTCACCATGGTGCGCGACATCAACAAGTGGAGCAGCAACGTCATGGCGCGCCAGATGCTGCTGACCATTGGCGCCGAAAACCGTCTCGATGGCGAGGACGACGACCGGGTGGCCGGCATCCGGGTGATTTATCAGTGGATGGAGAACAAGGGCATCAACACCGCCGGCATGGTGATCGACAACGGCGCCGGCCTGAGCCGCCACGGCCGCATCACTGCCCGCCAGGGTGCCCGGTTGCTGCAGCACGCCTGGAACAGCCCGTTTGCCGCCGATCTCATGGCCTCGCTGCCGATCATCGCCATGGACGGAACCATGGCCCGCCGCCTGCGCAACACCGGCATGGACGGCAGTGGCCGGATCAAGACCGGCTACCTGGAAGACGTGCGCTCCATAGCCGGCTTCACCCGGGACGAGCACAACACCACCTGGGCCGTGGTTGGCATGGTCAACAACGACCCGGCCTGGAACGGACAGGCGGTACTCGACCGCATCCTCTACTCCCTGCACTACCGGCCACCGACCGGCACGGCGATATCCCGGGCGGAGTCCGGGTCTTCGTCGGAAACCTCGATTCAATAA
- a CDS encoding DUF4397 domain-containing protein: MNIKFSIPLVVAGSLVLTGCFDDDDDKRNSSVRVIHASSDAPAVNVRVNSNTVVSGADFKQAAVLTPRAGNASLAIDGVLPGGDTATVIEADTSFRFDTSYDVIALGKVGDSTIEPLILSDDGSRDSASSVRLRVAHLSPDAQAAAAGPVDVYVTAAGDALPAEATFTFAFKESVGPLEVPAGDYQIRVTPAGSDTVVYDSGSVALAAGADLLIGAVDNTVFGDSPVSLLVLDGADTAELLDVNTGVGIRAAHNSSAPTPDVDIYVNEDPDGSPAAGAVAFGETVPASATTGAYVELATGANRVAITAAGDTSTAVIDETLELANGDLRTLVAAGVLADGLDLFAFTDDNRRVATEAKLRVLHGAVEAQSVDVFLIPTAAGGAGATLIGNSVPALDDFQYGQSSGYVSVAADDYVIFITTDDGATELYKSPSLSLAAGGVYTALARLNEDVASVATVTLLDDFVSP, encoded by the coding sequence ATGAACATCAAATTCTCCATACCCCTGGTGGTGGCCGGCAGCCTGGTGCTGACCGGCTGCTTCGACGATGACGACGATAAACGGAACTCCAGTGTCCGGGTAATCCACGCCTCCTCGGACGCGCCGGCGGTCAATGTGCGTGTAAACAGCAACACGGTCGTGTCGGGCGCGGACTTCAAACAGGCCGCTGTACTCACGCCCAGAGCCGGCAATGCCAGCCTCGCCATCGATGGTGTTTTGCCTGGCGGGGACACCGCCACGGTCATTGAGGCGGACACCTCGTTCCGTTTCGACACCAGTTACGATGTCATTGCCCTGGGCAAGGTGGGGGACAGCACCATTGAACCGCTGATTCTGTCCGACGATGGCAGTCGGGATTCGGCGTCGTCCGTGCGCCTGCGGGTTGCGCACCTGTCGCCCGATGCCCAGGCGGCCGCCGCAGGTCCGGTGGATGTGTACGTGACGGCTGCGGGCGATGCCTTGCCCGCTGAGGCCACCTTCACCTTTGCCTTCAAGGAAAGCGTTGGCCCCCTGGAAGTGCCCGCGGGCGACTATCAGATTCGGGTAACGCCGGCCGGTTCGGATACCGTGGTTTATGACAGCGGCAGTGTGGCACTGGCCGCCGGCGCGGATTTGCTGATTGGGGCGGTGGATAACACCGTATTCGGTGACTCTCCGGTCAGTTTGTTGGTGCTGGACGGGGCCGACACCGCCGAGCTCCTGGATGTAAACACCGGAGTCGGTATACGGGCAGCGCACAATTCGTCAGCCCCGACACCGGACGTGGATATCTACGTCAATGAAGATCCCGACGGCTCTCCTGCCGCCGGAGCCGTGGCGTTCGGTGAGACCGTGCCGGCCAGCGCGACCACTGGGGCCTACGTCGAACTGGCCACCGGTGCGAACCGGGTGGCGATCACGGCCGCCGGCGATACCAGTACAGCGGTCATCGACGAAACCCTGGAGCTGGCCAATGGCGATCTTAGAACCTTGGTTGCGGCCGGGGTGCTGGCCGACGGGCTCGATCTGTTTGCCTTTACCGACGACAATCGACGTGTTGCGACCGAAGCCAAGCTGCGCGTTCTGCACGGCGCGGTCGAGGCCCAGAGTGTTGATGTGTTCCTGATACCGACCGCAGCGGGTGGCGCGGGTGCGACGCTGATCGGTAATTCGGTTCCGGCCCTGGATGATTTCCAGTATGGCCAATCCTCCGGCTACGTCAGCGTGGCGGCTGACGACTATGTCATTTTCATCACTACCGACGATGGAGCTACCGAGCTTTACAAATCACCGAGCCTGTCGCTGGCCGCTGGCGGCGTTTATACCGCGCTGGCCCGACTCAATGAGGACGTGGCGAGTGTTGCTACCGTCACCTTGCTGGATGATTTCGTATCACCGTAA
- a CDS encoding DUF2798 domain-containing protein has product MSKLKPARVRQLVFGFFMSGIMSFLMSGVITLINTGVDAGYPARWAAAFLVAWVVAFPLVTFIAPVAGKLTDLALRRFES; this is encoded by the coding sequence ATGTCCAAGCTCAAGCCGGCGCGAGTCCGGCAGCTTGTTTTCGGTTTTTTCATGTCAGGCATCATGTCCTTCCTGATGTCCGGTGTCATTACACTGATCAACACCGGTGTTGATGCCGGTTACCCGGCCCGCTGGGCTGCGGCGTTTCTGGTGGCCTGGGTCGTCGCCTTTCCCCTGGTCACCTTCATCGCGCCCGTGGCCGGCAAATTGACGGATCTGGCCCTGCGCCGATTCGAGTCCTGA
- a CDS encoding DUF6279 family lipoprotein: MNRTHPRQRLTWLALLAIGLMMISACSSTRMAYRYADWGIVWWVEDYLTLTDAQKTELNRSLDELRAWHCASELPRYQAWLDTLQDDVRAREFSPATLAHHQQRLFGFFPPLMNQITPIATRLLASLSDAQVSELEQNMRQRQQDLADEYLEGDTEDRIAARAERTRERTERWLGELNAQQRALIAEWSEQRGRQTEIWLQGRQQWQDALLAALEHRHQPGFANQVESLILDAERFRGEDYREMMADSRAALNALMHELMMASDAIQVAHLADRAAELNRDFEALTCHGGAKVANAMDDQTVR; the protein is encoded by the coding sequence ATGAACCGAACCCATCCCCGACAACGACTCACCTGGCTTGCCCTGCTCGCCATCGGCCTGATGATGATCTCCGCGTGCAGCTCCACGCGCATGGCCTACCGCTATGCCGACTGGGGCATCGTCTGGTGGGTCGAGGATTACCTTACCCTGACCGACGCCCAGAAAACCGAACTGAACCGCAGCCTGGACGAACTGCGGGCATGGCACTGCGCATCGGAGTTGCCGCGTTACCAGGCGTGGCTCGACACCCTCCAGGACGACGTGCGCGCACGGGAATTCTCCCCGGCCACCCTCGCTCATCACCAGCAACGGCTGTTCGGATTTTTCCCGCCCCTGATGAACCAGATCACCCCCATTGCCACTCGCCTGCTCGCCAGCCTGTCCGATGCCCAGGTCAGCGAACTGGAACAAAACATGAGGCAGCGACAGCAGGACCTGGCAGACGAATACCTTGAGGGTGATACCGAAGACCGGATAGCGGCCCGGGCCGAACGTACCCGGGAACGGACAGAGCGATGGCTGGGTGAGCTGAATGCGCAGCAACGGGCGCTGATTGCCGAGTGGTCCGAGCAGCGCGGACGTCAGACCGAAATCTGGCTGCAGGGGCGCCAGCAGTGGCAAGACGCCCTGCTCGCGGCCCTCGAACACCGGCACCAGCCGGGCTTCGCCAACCAGGTCGAGTCACTGATTCTGGACGCGGAGCGGTTCCGGGGAGAGGACTACCGGGAGATGATGGCCGACAGCCGCGCGGCGCTGAACGCCTTGATGCATGAACTGATGATGGCAAGCGATGCGATCCAGGTTGCCCACCTGGCCGACCGCGCCGCCGAGCTGAACCGCGACTTTGAGGCCCTGACCTGTCACGGCGGCGCCAAAGTCGCGAATGCGATGGACGATCAGACCGTCAGGTAA
- a CDS encoding SDR family oxidoreductase has product MSNKDLFDLTGKVALITGASRGIGESIARTLANYGAHVIVSSRKIDGCEAVASSIRESGGSAEAHACHIGDMEQIDAVWGHIEKAHGKLDILVNNAAANPYFGPIEDTDLGAFNKTVDVNIRGYFFMCARGAQMMKKAGGGAIVNVASVNGVNPGHFQGIYSITKAAVISMTKSFAMELGQQNIRVNALLPGLTDTKFASALTTNEAIKKQAMAHIPMKRVADPDEMAGTVLYLVSGASSYTTGACINADGGYLTV; this is encoded by the coding sequence ATGAGCAACAAAGATCTGTTTGATCTGACCGGCAAGGTAGCCCTGATTACCGGTGCCAGCCGGGGCATCGGTGAGAGCATTGCCCGCACCCTGGCCAACTATGGCGCCCACGTGATCGTCAGCAGCCGCAAGATCGATGGCTGCGAGGCAGTGGCCAGTAGCATTCGGGAGAGCGGTGGCAGCGCCGAAGCGCACGCCTGTCACATCGGTGATATGGAACAGATCGACGCCGTCTGGGGTCACATCGAGAAGGCCCATGGCAAGCTCGATATTCTGGTCAACAACGCCGCGGCCAACCCTTATTTTGGCCCGATTGAAGACACCGATCTGGGCGCCTTCAACAAGACCGTGGATGTGAACATCCGGGGTTATTTCTTTATGTGTGCCCGCGGTGCGCAGATGATGAAGAAAGCCGGTGGCGGCGCCATCGTCAACGTGGCGTCGGTGAATGGCGTGAACCCCGGCCATTTCCAGGGCATCTACTCGATCACCAAGGCGGCGGTCATTTCCATGACCAAATCCTTCGCCATGGAGCTGGGCCAGCAGAACATCCGGGTGAATGCGCTCCTGCCGGGCCTGACCGACACCAAGTTCGCCAGTGCCCTGACCACCAACGAAGCCATCAAGAAACAGGCCATGGCCCACATCCCCATGAAGCGGGTGGCCGACCCCGACGAAATGGCCGGTACCGTGCTGTACCTGGTATCCGGTGCGTCGAGCTACACCACGGGCGCCTGCATCAACGCCGATGGCGGTTACCTGACGGTCTGA
- a CDS encoding histidine phosphatase family protein, producing MATIYLIRHGQASFGKANYDQLSPTGWEQGRVLGRWLTGKVRPQAVFGGDLERHRETVEAIATGFGSQLPDMQVSAGFNEFDHTEVVNRLRPEWADRAVMARNLKAFPKPARAFQEAFVQAVRRWASGEHDQDYAETWPQFQTRVLSAFAEMIDYADGGDVLVATSGGPISVICQQLLGLDDARALALNEVIANTSVSRVLYSGARRSLAVFNNYSHLEAEEPGLVTFR from the coding sequence ATGGCCACCATCTATCTGATCCGCCACGGCCAGGCCAGTTTTGGTAAAGCCAATTACGACCAGCTTTCACCCACCGGTTGGGAACAGGGCCGGGTGCTGGGCCGCTGGTTGACCGGCAAGGTCCGGCCCCAGGCGGTGTTTGGTGGCGATCTCGAACGGCATCGGGAGACGGTGGAAGCCATCGCCACGGGCTTTGGCAGTCAGCTGCCGGACATGCAGGTGTCGGCGGGATTCAATGAATTTGACCACACCGAGGTGGTGAACCGGCTTCGGCCCGAGTGGGCCGACCGGGCCGTCATGGCCCGGAATCTCAAGGCTTTTCCCAAGCCGGCGCGGGCGTTCCAGGAAGCATTTGTGCAGGCGGTTCGGCGCTGGGCCTCCGGTGAGCATGATCAGGACTACGCGGAAACCTGGCCGCAGTTCCAGACCCGGGTCCTGTCGGCGTTTGCCGAGATGATCGACTACGCCGATGGTGGTGACGTGTTGGTCGCCACCTCCGGTGGTCCGATTTCCGTGATCTGTCAGCAACTGCTGGGTCTGGATGACGCCCGGGCCCTGGCGCTGAATGAGGTGATCGCCAACACCAGCGTGAGTCGGGTGCTTTATTCAGGAGCCCGGCGCAGTCTCGCGGTGTTCAACAATTACAGTCACCTGGAAGCCGAAGAGCCGGGTCTGGTGACTTTCCGCTAA
- a CDS encoding phosphotransferase family protein, producing the protein MTQIDQAKDVREGEELDAAAVDRFMKQAIPDLSGEPEIRQYPGGASNLTYQVDYGDRSFVLRRPPFGKIAKSAHDMLREAKVMQALKPVYPYVPNIIAICDDHEVLGCDFYVMERLKGIILRQDFPDGFELSEADTRKLCLNVIDKLVDLHRVDAPAAGLDKLGKGAGYVQRQIGGWSDRFRKARTEDVGDFEEVMAWLNDEMPDDIAQVVIHNDYRFDNVVLNPDNPFEVVGVLDWEMATIGDPLMDLGNSLAYWIEADDEGPFQMLRRQPTHRPGMLTRKEVVEYYMEKSGFRVDNFDFYEIYGLFRLAVIIQQIYYRYYHGQTKDQRFAAFGHAANYLEKRCQRLIAESAL; encoded by the coding sequence ATGACCCAGATTGATCAGGCAAAGGATGTCCGCGAGGGCGAGGAGCTGGACGCGGCCGCGGTCGACCGGTTCATGAAGCAGGCGATTCCCGATCTCAGCGGTGAGCCGGAGATCCGCCAGTACCCGGGCGGTGCCTCCAACCTGACCTACCAGGTGGACTATGGCGACCGTTCCTTCGTGCTGCGTCGGCCGCCGTTTGGCAAGATCGCCAAGTCCGCCCACGACATGCTGCGGGAAGCCAAGGTGATGCAGGCGCTGAAGCCGGTCTATCCCTACGTGCCCAACATCATCGCCATCTGCGACGACCATGAGGTGCTGGGTTGCGACTTCTATGTGATGGAGCGCCTGAAGGGCATCATCCTGCGCCAGGATTTCCCCGACGGTTTTGAGCTCAGCGAGGCGGATACACGCAAGCTGTGCCTGAACGTGATCGACAAGCTGGTGGATCTGCACCGGGTGGATGCGCCGGCGGCCGGTCTGGACAAGCTGGGCAAGGGTGCGGGTTACGTGCAGCGCCAGATCGGCGGCTGGAGCGACCGCTTCCGCAAGGCCCGCACTGAGGATGTCGGTGATTTTGAAGAGGTGATGGCCTGGCTTAACGATGAGATGCCGGACGACATCGCCCAGGTGGTCATCCACAACGACTACCGGTTCGACAACGTGGTGCTGAACCCGGACAACCCGTTTGAGGTGGTCGGGGTTTTGGACTGGGAGATGGCCACCATCGGCGACCCCTTGATGGATCTGGGCAACAGCCTGGCCTACTGGATCGAGGCCGACGACGAAGGTCCGTTCCAGATGCTGCGCCGTCAGCCCACCCACCGGCCGGGCATGCTGACCCGCAAGGAAGTGGTGGAGTACTACATGGAGAAGTCCGGGTTCCGGGTCGATAACTTCGATTTTTACGAGATCTACGGGCTGTTCCGGTTGGCGGTGATCATCCAGCAGATCTACTACCGCTACTACCACGGGCAGACCAAGGACCAGCGCTTTGCCGCCTTTGGCCACGCCGCCAACTACCTGGAGAAGCGCTGTCAGCGGCTGATCGCCGAGAGTGCCCTGTAA
- a CDS encoding SDR family oxidoreductase has translation MTQRIFITGGASGLGRAIALRYAKDGAKVCIGDINPEQGALVEQEINSAGGEGYYVECDVRRLTDLEKICDELTAKWGGVDVVVNNAGVASAGSIEDTTMADWEWILDINVLGVVRGCKAFTPQFKKQGSGAFVNIASMAGLMLAPLMDSYNVSKAGVIALSETLSQELRDAGIHVSCVCPAFFQTNLASSMRSELPGIQQNVNKLMKRSNITAEDVAEDIVRSVKDKSFWVLPHAKERRMWMVKRHAPKAFDWLMHQESKRWMSKMGGKAKA, from the coding sequence ATGACTCAGAGAATTTTCATTACAGGTGGCGCCAGCGGGCTTGGTCGTGCGATTGCGCTGCGTTACGCCAAAGACGGCGCCAAGGTCTGCATCGGCGACATCAACCCGGAGCAGGGTGCCCTGGTGGAGCAGGAGATCAACAGCGCCGGTGGCGAGGGTTATTACGTCGAGTGCGATGTGCGCCGGCTGACGGATCTGGAGAAGATCTGTGACGAGCTGACCGCCAAGTGGGGCGGTGTTGATGTGGTGGTGAACAACGCCGGTGTGGCTTCTGCCGGTTCCATCGAAGACACCACCATGGCGGACTGGGAGTGGATTCTCGACATCAACGTGCTGGGCGTGGTTCGGGGCTGCAAGGCGTTCACGCCGCAGTTCAAGAAGCAGGGCTCTGGTGCGTTTGTGAATATTGCCTCCATGGCCGGTCTGATGCTGGCGCCTTTGATGGATAGCTACAATGTCTCCAAGGCCGGGGTGATTGCCCTGTCCGAAACCCTGAGCCAGGAGCTGCGGGATGCCGGTATCCATGTCAGCTGTGTCTGCCCGGCGTTTTTCCAGACCAATCTGGCCAGCAGCATGCGTTCGGAATTGCCCGGTATCCAGCAGAATGTGAACAAGCTGATGAAGCGCTCGAACATCACCGCCGAGGATGTGGCTGAAGACATCGTCCGCTCGGTGAAGGACAAGAGCTTCTGGGTGCTGCCCCACGCCAAGGAACGCCGGATGTGGATGGTCAAGCGCCATGCGCCGAAGGCGTTTGACTGGTTGATGCACCAGGAAAGCAAACGCTGGATGAGCAAGATGGGCGGCAAGGCCAAGGCCTGA